The nucleotide window AGAAAAACTAGTTTGAAAGCAGCTAACAAATACAAAGAAGAATGAGGGGGAAAAGAAGTAAACAAGGAAGGAACACATACCTGCCATCTGACAGAGTGTTAGTGGTGATCTTCTTTAACTTACACACACAGTTTGGGACAAGGAGATTCTCTTCTACCAGATTGTTCAACTGGGTGGCCAGCAGGAAGGCTgaatgcataaaataaataaatacaagtacTGATGAACGTCATACGCCTGGCACTTCAAGACTTACTTGAGTTGCGAAGTTTTTTGAGCTACTATTCTTACACATTTATATCACAGTATTTAGATGCATGATATGACTCGTTTAGACTCaacacttcatttttattttatttttttcctttacagttGCAAAGAATCAGAATTATAAGCAGAATGAGTACTTTCACATACCACGCCAACAAACTTTAGGGTttcatttttgataaaaaacaaaacaaacaagatacGTACAGGAAAAGAAGTGCTGACCATCACTCATCTTAATCCGGAACCTGGGTGGGTTTGAGGCATTACCTACATTGCGGATATCctgaaaaaacagagaaaagaagagtttgaaatacaaaaacaacaatggtTGAAAACTTCAGGATCACCATGCATGATATTGCccaataaaatgaataaagacTGAGAATCTTGAATGCtagaaacaaatatttaactctAAAGTTTCTAGCGCTACAAAACTTCTAACTCATTGTAATTCACTATAAATATAAACTATAATCTATTAACTACAACTTCAATTTTATCTACAACTGGTTTCATAGTTTGAGTTTAATACAGTCTATTGCGTTGTAGTTTAGTGATCATTCAATTTTTTACTGATTGTtacttatttttgtactttatgAGAGATGACGCAGATGCATCAAACTAGGAATGGTCTCCCAATCTCACTACCTTACAAAGacaatgaaaataacattattttattcagttttaaacatcaaCACCATAATATGAAAGCTCACATTGTGCTCTGATGGACAACTTTAACTCTGTAGAGTCAGTTCAATCAAGACTCACTTACCAGCATCTGCAGAACAAGATTGTTTATTTGACAGCCTTTGAACAGGGCCTGAAAAACACGACAACACATGGACTTGTTAGTGCTTGAGCCTGACCTCATAATGTCCCTTATAACAATTTTATGATGCTAATACAAGGTTAGAGTTTGTAACGCTGAGTGGATAGTAATTTGATGCAATTTTTGTTTCGTTGCTCTTTGTTAGTAATTAAATATTCAGCTGAGGTTTAAAATTAGGACACTATTTTTGGACGCACTTATTTATGCTGCAGCTGTAAATATATCATGTGATATCATTAGATTAGCTCTCGCAGCTAACTGTTTCTTGGAGGCAGCGCTTCATCGCTAAGTGCACCGTGAAAACAATTAgtcaaaaaataacaattaaaaagttCCGTCTGAATCCTCTTAAAACTTACTTCAACAGCCCCTTGTGTCAGCGAATGAGCCATTTATCCAAACTTCAgcttctttctgcttctctctTTTCGCGTGCAGTCGAAGTTAAAGGGACAGAAAGGCAAATCTCGCGAGAACTGTGCCGCAAACGAGACTTTACCACCGGATATAATGCATTcacaacttcaaaataaaataatcagtttgttAACGCTGCTGaaggaaacagtaaaaaaggcAATTGCagtgtatttatttagaaatataaaatagtttttcttcTGCATTATTTAggttatatattaaaaaaattctaaaaattatttttgttgttttatgttttaaatgacaaagCATCAATATACAAATCCATTGggatatatatttaaaatcacCAGTAAGTGCAGGTAagtataaaagaaataaatatagaccaatgtctaaaaacaaagattattcaTTCAATCAATaacacatttagtgtttttgacAATATAAAGACTTCACAGCCGTTTTTGTTTAACAGTGCCACCTTTTTACCACCAAAATTAATAACACTTTTAATCTATGAAagagtaaatatttgacacgACGCAATGCGTTTATAAGCCTTTGGTgataatttaaaatgatgatttttgAGACAGGCGCGTGTGcgttttactttgaaagtctCTCCTGGAAACTACTGATCTCGTTTCCGTTTAATTGACAGGAGTGCTTCGGTGGCTGCATGCTGCCATGAAAACCTGTCCCAAAACAGACCTATAGTTAGACTACAGCTCCTCGGTTTATTTATACGGAAGCTTCAGGGTTTCAGAGCGTTATTATGGATCTTCCGTGCGCGCAGTGGCAAAATCACGTCGCACAGAAATGGAGCAGACTCGATCCCGAGCTAAAGACTAAATTCACCTCACTACTTGACATagatgatgtttttaaattcgCTTTAAGTCTGACAAAGTAAGTATAGCTCATTTATCACAGTTTAGTCATTGATTACAAACAGTTATACCAGGAATAAGACCCTGTATTTACTCACAGCGGGGATGAAATGTCTTTGCAAGGCGGGATATTTGAACTGCTTTAACTTGCCTGTGTTGAACATAATCCTCAATAaattttcagtgtttcattaaaCCACAAATCCCTGCCAGTAAAAGGCTGAAGTCATCCCAGATGAAGGGTtcatttggtttctttttgtttcccagcCAACATGATCTGGATTTGGTGCAGTCAGTTTCTGCAGGACGCTCAGTGAAGAAGGACAGAGAGGAAGCAGCCAAATACAGGGAGAGGGGAAACTCCTGCTTCAAGGCCAGAGACTACGAAACAGCAGCTCTGCACTATTCACAGGTGAGCTTAAAATAACGTTAACTATCAGACTGGTAGCCACGCGAAATCCCTCACACCTTGAGTTCACGTATACTAACGCTCCTCTTCTGCTGTCCCGATACAGGGGATATGTTTTGCCCCCCAGACTTCGGATCAGCTGTCTCTGTGCTATTCCAACCGCTCTGCTGCTCTCCTCCATCTGCAGCTCTACCAGGTGAGATGGCAAACCTTCAACACGTCCCTAATCGTGTGCTGTTCTGCTTCTAGGTTCCCTAATATCTGTTCTGCATCGTTCTGCTTTGACACCAGCTCAAATGAGCCTGTCTAACTCCAAAATACAGtctcattactttctgagctacaactcaaacaaaatgcattttgtgaCTCAGTAGCCCATGGAGCTGTCTGATGACCTTTTCAGCCTCTGATATTCTTGTATAAGAAAGTAACACACttgctttaatgttttgaatTAGCTCTTGTTAATATTGAGGGTAAAACTTGGTAACAACTAGGTAATGTTCTGAAAAGTTAAACTTCAGAAATAAGAGAAtgtacttatttttttctgccctGACTGCAGCACTGATCACACCTCTGATAGCTGCAGCATCAAGTCAGCAAATTAATTAACCTAATCTACCAGGGACTTTGGGCTGCTgtgtaaacacaaactgaaagaaGCCTTTTAAGGCACTTGGGGAGGAAAAAGTCCCCAAGAATAAAAGTAGTTTGGGTCAAAAATGCAGCTTCAGAGAGATTACTCTAACTCTCATCCAGATGTTTCTGgacctttttacttttaagcTCAGTTAAGGCCCAGTATTGCCTAATTGGTATAACCGTGAttatctaaatgtttttctctgacttgccagtaaaaagaaacatacattAGTcttccatttttgcattttctttttcttatcaaactcttattgtttttttctctcggGTGGTTTGGATGAGCTAACTTTTCATCCAAGTCATTTCACTGCTGTTTGCAGAATCCCCTGAGAAGTGTTGAGGGTCATTTTCTGAAGGTGCCAGCTGACCCGATAaatctgcaaatagcagagatgCACTTCTGTTGTTCCTAAACTAAAAACTCCTCGCTCTGTCTGTGCTTTGAATTGTACTTTAGGAATAGCACGAGATAAGAGACAAATGACCACTTTTGAGTCCAGAACTCAATGAAAACATGTATATAGACGCTGATTCAAAATAGATTTATGCtataattatttgaaaatgcaaacaaaacatcacactGAAGCTATTACTGTAGAATAAGTTCTTTATAAGTTtggaattatttttgttttttacattttactcctTTTCCTAGATTTTACAGCTTCTCACTCtccaatttttctgttttcctcagGAGTGCCTTGATGACACTGACAGAGCCGTGAACAGTGGCTATCCAGCTCATCTTTCACATAAACTACAGGACCGTCGCACTCTGTGTCTGAACCACCTCGCTGGATGtgaaaagacaggaaaacacgATCACAACTCTTCCTTGCAGATTGGTAAAGGTGCATCTGTCGGAAGTCTCAGATTTGGAATTTGTCCCCAAGCTTCTGTCGCCTACAGTTTGGGAAAAGGGCGACACCTGGTGGCTCAAAAGAGGATAGCAGCTGGAGAGGTGATTCTTACTGACAGGCCGTACAGCTGCGTCCTCATACCAGGAATGGAGGAGGTTCaaggaaagagaggaggagaagtgaTGTTTGGAACAGAGCACAGGCGCTGTCACCGCTGTTTAGCCAAGACTCTGTGTCTCGTGCCATGTGAGGGGTGCAGCTACAGCCGATACTGTACGGCTGCCTGTCAGAGAGCAGCTTGGAGAGAGCATCATCGCTGGGAGTGTCCACTTGGAGCAGATCTGATAGTGATGGGTGTGATGGCCCAGCTTGCCCTGAGGGTAACACTAAAGGCTGGGCTAGAAAACATCTTAACAGCatgtcagccaatcagagacaAGCACAAGAAGTCGGAGCCATGTCGTGACTCAGATCAGTCAGTTCTTTACACGCCATCTAACAGTGACCCTTACCTGACCGTGTTTCACTTGCTGCACCACATAAACAACCAAAGTGCTAGTCTGCGCTTCCTTTGTGCAGTTACCATAGCAACACTCTACTTGAAGCTCAGCAAGGAAGTTCCTTTTCCCGGATCCTCGTTATCAGATGGACCAAACATGGAGGGATGTGATGCAGAGTGGAGCTCAGAGCTTTTGGTGATGGGAAGTGCAAGTTTGAGGCACATGCTGCAGCTGAGGTGTAACGCTCAGGCAATCATCACTCTGCAAGACACAGGTGACTCATACAGATGTGTTCACACTTTGTATTAACTTTAATTAGGCcatcagaataaacaaaaaaactgaactgtaacTCATTTTCTGCTTAAAGCTTTAAAGCTAATGTTACCATGGTCAATAATATTGACGGATAATCTTTTTTGATAATTACATCCTTAGTTATTAATCTATTTGGGAGgaaacagagggaaaaaaagttctttagtttctgtttatttgtatctCAACAGGAGCAGAAAACTCCCGAGTGCAGTCCAGGCATGAGATGCGTCTCGCCACGGCAATGTTTCCAACTCTCAGTCTTCTCAATCACTCCTGCTGTCCTAATACCAGCCTGGTGTTCAGcactggagctgctgctgatcccTGTGGTTCCCACGAGTCTACAGACATCAGTGAAGGTCTTTCTGAAGATGAACACGAGGCTTGTGGAGTCACTGTGATGGTCAGAGCCGCAAGGGTTATTAATCCTGGGCAGGAGATCCTACACTGTTATGGTGAGAGCTGAGactgaaaatttgcatattCATGATTCAAAAATTGGGGCAATTCATCATCTTTACCCATGAAAGAACACCTAACACTTTCCTGCCATACAAGCAATATCATTAAGATGTCATATTTTAATTTACTCAGTTATATGACTAGATATAAGTTGTAACTTGCTCAAACAATATCTTGTCTAACTACAACAAAGTTACTACTTTGGCTGTAACAGTGTTtaggttgtggttttttttgtgtgtatcttTCTAAGATAATAAGTGCATATATCTTTGTCATCAAGGTAATTCTACAAAGGTCATCTTTTTCTCAGGTCCTCACAGCGGTAGGATGGCGACCAAAGAACGCCGCCGCCTCCTGCAGGAACAGTACTACTTCCTGTGTCAGTGTGAGGCCTGCAACGTGCAGGagggccagcagcagcaggactgtACCAGAGGCGGCAGGATAGAGTCCGGACTGCTGTGTTTAAAGTGCAAAGAAGCTCTGAAGGTGTGTGATCAGTCTCATTTAACAGATTTATTCAGTAGTTTTATATGCACCTCACTGCTGCTGCCATATTTGCGCAAATCATTTCGgacattttatcttatttttcagaaaacctGTGAAAGCAAAGGAGGTGATTTTACATGCCTGCAGCCAACTTGTGGTCATTGTATGTTTTCGGCAGAAGTGAGACAGAAACTGCAGGAGGTCAGGGTTGCTCTGGAGAGAGCGGTAGAACTCATGGAGACAGAAATGCCAggtgattgtaaaaaaaaaaaaacaaaaaaaactgcatccaAATTACTAAAGCAGCACACAAATATAATTATGAGTTTTTGTCATGTTGCTTTTCTACTCTTCCCTTCAACCAGACAAGGCTCTGCGACtactgaaaaagacaaagagtcAGTCTGGACTGATCCTTGGAGAGACGCACCCTCTGCATGGGGAGCTGGCTGATGCTACAGCCAGAGCATACGCTTCCATGGGTGAGCATCCGTTTAGgttcattttctgaaaaacaatgGTATGCTCGTGATATATTTGTATGTgagcaaaaagagcaaaaaaataaactttaaacttatCATTTAAAGACCTTAGTCCTGGGCAGGTGGTGTAGTTCAGCTGGAGCTTGATGAGGTGCAGAGCTCAGATGTGGAACGAGGTGTGGTGCAGGATTCACGCTGAAGCTGAGACAGAGGACCTGCAATAAGAAATCTAATAATGACCTAGCTTTTTGTTGTGATAGGAAAAatagttttcaggtttttagtAAAGGTTTTTTTCCATTAAGGAATGTGCAAATACATTCCATCCAAGGTGTGTAGACCCAGAGACGGTGCTTCTTAGTTCTCAGTTGTGGTTATACATTCCAGTAGCACTTGCTGAAACACAGGATGGTCTGCTGAGTCCATGTCAGGCCAGTTTATGGGCTGTGTGATGGATGTGGCAGAATCTAAAGAAGAGACCGCTTGGTCTATAGTTTGGTCATTTCCTGCTGTCATCAATGGTGCATCGTGAGCAAAAGCAGAGGGCGTCTcgggaacaaaca belongs to Kryptolebias marmoratus isolate JLee-2015 linkage group LG13, ASM164957v2, whole genome shotgun sequence and includes:
- the smyd4 gene encoding SET and MYND domain-containing protein 4 isoform X1; translation: MDLPCAQWQNHVAQKWSRLDPELKTKFTSLLDIDDVFKFALSLTNQHDLDLVQSVSAGRSVKKDREEAAKYRERGNSCFKARDYETAALHYSQGICFAPQTSDQLSLCYSNRSAALLHLQLYQECLDDTDRAVNSGYPAHLSHKLQDRRTLCLNHLAGCEKTGKHDHNSSLQIGKGASVGSLRFGICPQASVAYSLGKGRHLVAQKRIAAGEVILTDRPYSCVLIPGMEEVQGKRGGEVMFGTEHRRCHRCLAKTLCLVPCEGCSYSRYCTAACQRAAWREHHRWECPLGADLIVMGVMAQLALRVTLKAGLENILTACQPIRDKHKKSEPCRDSDQSVLYTPSNSDPYLTVFHLLHHINNQSASLRFLCAVTIATLYLKLSKEVPFPGSSLSDGPNMEGCDAEWSSELLVMGSASLRHMLQLRCNAQAIITLQDTGAENSRVQSRHEMRLATAMFPTLSLLNHSCCPNTSLVFSTGAAADPCGSHESTDISEGLSEDEHEACGVTVMVRAARVINPGQEILHCYGPHSGRMATKERRRLLQEQYYFLCQCEACNVQEGQQQQDCTRGGRIESGLLCLKCKEALKKTCESKGGDFTCLQPTCGHCMFSAEVRQKLQEVRVALERAVELMETEMPDKALRLLKKTKSQSGLILGETHPLHGELADATARAYASMETRYAPRWKENSTDNITEPSAMFCHLEVSMVLNHRSSLFVFFSLFIFMPLWFIIYFFSLSNKIILVSFSLLSLFWKAWSCPWC
- the smyd4 gene encoding SET and MYND domain-containing protein 4 isoform X2, which translates into the protein MDLPCAQWQNHVAQKWSRLDPELKTKFTSLLDIDDVFKFALSLTNQHDLDLVQSVSAGRSVKKDREEAAKYRERGNSCFKARDYETAALHYSQGICFAPQTSDQLSLCYSNRSAALLHLQLYQECLDDTDRAVNSGYPAHLSHKLQDRRTLCLNHLAGCEKTGKHDHNSSLQIGKGASVGSLRFGICPQASVAYSLGKGRHLVAQKRIAAGEVILTDRPYSCVLIPGMEEVQGKRGGEVMFGTEHRRCHRCLAKTLCLVPCEGCSYSRYCTAACQRAAWREHHRWECPLGADLIVMGVMAQLALRVTLKAGLENILTACQPIRDKHKKSEPCRDSDQSVLYTPSNSDPYLTVFHLLHHINNQSASLRFLCAVTIATLYLKLSKEVPFPGSSLSDGPNMEGCDAEWSSELLVMGSASLRHMLQLRCNAQAIITLQDTGAENSRVQSRHEMRLATAMFPTLSLLNHSCCPNTSLVFSTGAAADPCGSHESTDISEGLSEDEHEACGVTVMVRAARVINPGQEILHCYGPHSGRMATKERRRLLQEQYYFLCQCEACNVQEGQQQQDCTRGGRIESGLLCLKCKEALKKTCESKGGDFTCLQPTCGHCMFSAEVRQKLQEVRVALERAVELMETEMPDKALRLLKKTKSQSGLILGETHPLHGELADATARAYASMGDWKNAALHLEQSVVATGSQYGEDSIELGQQLFKLAQLHFNGGARGAALSVIPKVRQILSLHCGPDCPELQELKAMEECLQG
- the smyd4 gene encoding SET and MYND domain-containing protein 4 isoform X3; translated protein: MDLPCAQWQNHVAQKWSRLDPELKTKFTSLLDIDDVFKFALSLTNQHDLDLVQSVSAGRSVKKDREEAAKYRERGNSCFKARDYETAALHYSQGICFAPQTSDQLSLCYSNRSAALLHLQLYQECLDDTDRAVNSGYPAHLSHKLQDRRTLCLNHLAGCEKTGKHDHNSSLQIGKGASVGSLRFGICPQASVAYSLGKGRHLVAQKRIAAGEVILTDRPYSCVLIPGMEEVQGKRGGEVMFGTEHRRCHRCLAKTLCLVPCEGCSYSRYCTAACQRAAWREHHRWECPLGADLIVMGVMAQLALRVTLKAGLENILTACQPIRDKHKKSEPCRDSDQSVLYTPSNSDPYLTVFHLLHHINNQSASLRFLCAVTIATLYLKLSKEVPFPGSSLSDGPNMEGCDAEWSSELLVMGSASLRHMLQLRCNAQAIITLQDTGAENSRVQSRHEMRLATAMFPTLSLLNHSCCPNTSLVFSTGAAADPCGSHESTDISEGLSEDEHEACGVTVMVRAARVINPGQEILHCYGPHSGRMATKERRRLLQEQYYFLCQCEACNVQEGQQQQDCTRGGRIESGLLCLKCKEALKKTCESKGGDFTCLQPTCGHCMFSAEVRQKLQEVRVALERAVELMETEMPDKALRLLKKTKSQSGLILGETHPLHGELADATARAYASMETRYAPRWKENSTDNITGN